The window GCTATATTTCCTTGACCAAGGGAACATGATGTTACCTTTGGAACAGCTGCCTGAAAAACGAAATCTGTATAATTGCTAGATGTCAAATTTGTAAAAGTGGCATGGATGATAGTCTCTTGCGGCTTTCCAGGCTGTTTTCTGATATCAAAGGTGATCTTCAAAGTTGCACTCTGGAAAGCCGTTATTGACGGACGAGTATCTTCAAGTCCTGCTCAAATAGAATTTTTAGAAACATTGACATATCATGGTcagctcttccttgcaaaactctAAAACTAAACTTACCAGAAACGGACGTACTTGGTGACAAACCATCGAGCAGATCCACAGCTTGAGGTGCAGCAATAGTGGATTTCGTTCCTGAGGCACAAGTGTTACATTTTGGCACTGGCGATAAAAAGATAGAGGAAGCAACTAGTACTGTTAGCATCAACCAAACTAACCAGAAATAGATGCACTTGATGACAAACTGCCGAGTAGATCCATAGGTTCGGGTACAAGAGAACCAACTTGAGGTGCAGCAGAAACAGGTTTTTTCTCTGTTATACAGAAGTGTTAGACAGATCAGTAATGGCTACAAAAATAGAAAATAAGGTCATTGTTACGATTAGAGTTACTTTTACCTTGGGCTGGAGATGGCAGACCATTCTGTGATAGAGACGATCCCATGGatagaagatccattagaatatcTGTGCTTGCAGATGAAGGTGCTCCTGAACAAAACGAAAGGAACTTAGTATGTCTATGGTGAGGATATGAAGTACCATCTAGCTCCATTTACGTCAAGTGAAGCAAAGTAACAAGGCACGTCCATGAGAACAATAATGGAAATGCAAAACAAAATACCTGCAGTTGATAGATTTGTCCCACCAATACCCAAAAGGTCTTGTAGAAAATCACTAGGTGCTGTAGTAGCAGAAGCAGCGGAAGTGGCTGGTGCATCGTCAGAACTTAAATCCAGCAAATCAACTAATGGAGCTACAGCAGGTTTTGCTACACCATTAGGAAGCTTAAGGCCTCCAGGAGTGACTGCTGCAGGCTTATATGCTGGAATAGTTGCTTGTGTGGCACTAGCCCTCTTCACAAGATAAGTAGCTTCATCCAGTACAGGCATGCGTTCAAGCAAAGATGACCTGCACATAACACATTTCTCTAAGGTTAATACCATTCATAAGTACCAGGATAAAAGAGAGTTTATGCAGTAATATTTAGAAGTCCTGTAACCCACCTGATAGACTGATGTCTTTGTATAATGGAACCGAATTCAATTGATCTTTGCTGTAGTTCAAGCACCATATTTTCTTTATTCTGGGCAACTATTTGTTTTATCCTCCTGTTAAAAAGTTAAATCATACGATTTAACATAACAGTAATATAATGTAAGAAGCAGTTGGTAGTAGTTAACGATATTTACATTAACATGCTAAAGCATTTCCAGGTTACAACCTGGTACCACGGCAAGCATCTACAAGATGTGAATTTGTACAGAAGGTAAGTTTGCAGAGATGCCAAAAAGATGAGAAAATTATAAACAAATACACAATGGCAGTAGTATGTACAAAAAGATGAGAAAATCATACACAAATACACCATATGACTACCATAGTGTAGACATCAATACAGCATTACATAGGTTTGCAGTATTCAGAAATTACTGGAAATATTATGGATACAGGAGAACCAAAAGAACAAATTCAAATGGTTCCTTATTAAAAAACATTGCAGCTTTGAGCTAGTATTTTTTTTTAGAAGTTATGCAACTACAGTACTAGGTCAAGTTGAAAGATATCTTACTCCGACATAGATGGAAACCGTGAGGAGAGCTTCAAAAGAGCAACTAGACACATGGACCTAGTTGTCACATCTGGAGAGTAACGGTTAAGACCTAGCTCAACAGCATCTACAGCATCAGATTCTGTTACCTGCACAGGTTGATGTGCTTGGCATGATGTCTGACAACAATACCATagaaaaataatactccctccgttcctaaatataaggtgtattagtttttcaaaaagtcaactgttgtctatgtttgaccaactttacaccaaaatatataaagatttataatactaaatatataaaatgtaaaaatatagttcatgatgaatctagtaataatgatttggtattctagatattgatatttttgtctataaacttggtcaaacttagagaagtttgactttttgaaaaaataatacaccttatattgaggaacagagggagtactaccaaATGGAATATTAGCCTTGCAAAAGTTCATGGGACTGAGAGCCCACGACCAGAACACTTCACCATTGGATGCTGACTAAGCATTATTAGCACAACTGGCCTTTGAGCCCACTAATCAAGCTTTGTGACCGAAACAAACCATTGTAAAGTTCCGTACATAGTTGCATCCACCTCACAAGCTGTTTTTACCCACAATGCAATTTACTCATCCTAATAAGATTCTCTTGAACTAAACACCAAATGATTAAATGAATGTTTTGCCGAGAAATACTACCAGCAATTATTGAGAGATAGTTCATGAAAGCAGAAAGGAGAATGAAAACAATAATGGGGGATGAAAACATTGTGACATATATGCGCCAGCTATTGAAGTAGGTGAAACTTAAAATTGAGCTGGAAGCTGTCTAGGTAGTTCAGAACATCAAGAATAGCATGGCCTACAAGAATGTGCACTCACTGTGATTGGTGCCTCAGCTTCAAGCATGCCAACATTGTTCACTAGCATTTCACCATATTCACCAATGCACCAAACAGCTACTCTCAGTAAACTTCCCTGCAGTGTAAATATGTAATGTCAACAAGATTACACGTCAGATAGACTGAGATATTAAAATAGATGGAATGGAATGGCATACATTATAAAGAATAAAAACTAAATCCATACCTGTTCACTGTATGCTTGTAAAGCCGTGTATAATGATCTCACTGAGTATCCTTGAAGTTCAGACGCATTGCTTATTACAACAATAAGGGCATGCCACACATCATCTTTCACATGATTTCCAGCCTGTTAATCAATAAAAGTGCAACATGAATTCGAATTTATTTTTATCTATTGGTCATTGAGGAACATTTAACCTGCAGAATTGGAGGTATGTGTTGTTCCATTTGTAGGTGCAAGCATTCATATGCATTCAATAGTATCAACATGAATACATACATTTCCAACAGCCATTATTAGACATTTTATTTCCCAGATGGCTAGACTTTTCTTAGATTTCTAATGATCGTGAACAAGAACAACACACGATTGATGATTCTAGTAAAATCTTTGTCGGCCAACTATTTCAAACTACTTAACCAACAGTTTCGCAATCTAGGCCGCCAAATCATAATCAAACCACTTAACTAACAGGTACCACCAGTAGCCTGCAAAATCAAATTCTCTCTGCGACCTTGATATTCTCATGCAGTATTGTCAATGGTGGTCAATTATACTGATAGTCTGTGATACCCTCACTTGCTAGTCCCGGTGTGTACTATGTGCACAGACTTCTCCATAAAACAGATCGAGAAAGCAACAATGATAGCTAAGTCTTCCTACTAGCTCCAACAACATAGTAACAAAGAAGCTGAATTGCTAATACCAATATGTTCTGGACTGCAAACCTTTCAGATACAAGATAGATCCACTTTTATTTTGGTACTTACCAGGGATAAAACCTTGAACATCTGATCAAGATACCATAACTTTTCTTGAGAAAACCTATTAGATATGCAACCTTGTTAAACGTGCCNNNNNNNNNNNNNNNNNNNNNNNNNNNNNNNNNNNNNNNNNNNNNNNNNNNNNNNNNNNNNNNNNNNNNNNNNNNNNNNNNNNNNNNNNNNNNNNNNNNNNNNNNNNNNNNNNNNNNNNNNNNNNNNNNNNNNNNNNNNNNNNNNNNNNNNNNNNNNNNNNNNNNNNNNNNNNNNNNNNNNNNNNNNNNNNNNNNNNNNNNNNNNNNNNNNNNNNNNNNNNNNNNNNNNNNNNNNNNNNNNNNNNNNNNNNNNNNNNNNNNNNNNNNNNNNNNNNNNNNNNNNAGAGAGAGAGAAAAATACCAACTTTTCAGCTATGGAGCATATCTTGGCTGTGAGATCTTCTTTGAAGTCTGGATCAGCTACTTGTAAGTAGTCGACTAGCTCTCTGGTCAGAGGCTTTACATTTGTATCATTGACCAACAAATAAACAAGTTCCAGGGCCCTTTTGCGAATGGAGGCATCAGCGTCCTGAAAAGTGCACAGGTGATTGAAAATGTTACAAGCCAAAATAGCAGAACTAAGGTTCCAGAATTAATAAATGGAAATGTTAGTTACAGCCTGAAAGATTGCAACACTGAATTACTGTACAGAAAGGTTTGAGTTACTTATATATCAGTGTGGTGTAAAACCGTGAGTTAAATATTGCTGTGAAAGAGCAGCAATATCCAAACAGGACTATGCCCCCAAAGGCCCAGACAAAATGAATCAAGCTTTAGCAAGTAGGAAGCTATGAGCTATCTATTCCAAGGGAGCAGGGAAATATGAGATTCATGATAAGAAGTTAGACTAAATATGCAAAGCATTGGGGAAAGGTATTTACAACACAAGCAGACTCGTAGTATAAGGAATAGCCTAGCATTTCTGGCTATTCTTGTACAGGGACATGTTTTGATTCACAAAATTCAGGAGAGAGAGATGATGAGAGAAATACAAACATCATAGAAGATAAAGAAAAGTTAAGACagatttttctctttctcttttttctgggaggaaactccgcctatgttgtctcaacatagccggtcccaagcccgggtaaaggaggagggttgtgataggcttggcgagccaacgtaaaaattcagccactcttatggagattttgaataggcgtgcgtgcctagcctgtaaggtgatacctggagagagtgttgtaccccagcataagctggtggttgctgacttccgctttcggattcgtgtccagcgggataagcgtgccaaagtcgctagaacgaagtggtggaagctcaagggggaggtagctcaggtgttcaaggagagggtaattaaggagggcccttgggaggaaggaggggatgcggacaatgtgtggatgaagatggcgacttgcatccgtaaggtggcctcggaggagtttggagtgtccaggggaaggagaagcgaagataaggatacctggtggtggaatgatgatgtctagaaggcgattaaagagaagaaagattccttcagacgcctatacctggataggagtgcagacaacatagaaaagtacaagatggcgaagaaggccgcaaagcgagctgttggtgaagcaaggggtcgggcatatgaggacctctaccaacggttaggcacgaaggaaggtgaaagggacatctataagatggctaagatccgggagaggaagacgagggatattggccaagtcaaatgcatcaaggacggagcaggccaactcttggtgaaggacgaggagattaagcatagatggcgggagtacttcgacaagctgttcaatggggagaatgagagttctaccattgaactggacgactcctttgatgagaccagcatgcgttttgtgcggcgcatccaggagtctgaggtgaagcaggctttaaaaaggatgaaagcaggcaaggcgatgggccctgattgtatccccattgaggtgtggaaaggtctcggggacatagcgatagtatggctaaccaagcttttcaacctcatttttcgggcaaacaagatgccagaagaatggagacggagtatattagtaccaatcttcaagaacaagggggatgttcagagttgtactaattaccgtggaattaagctgatgagccatacaatgaagctatgggagagagtcattgagcaccgcttaagaagaatgacaagcgtgaccaaaaatcagtttggtttcatgcctgggaggtcgaccatggaagccattttcttggtacgacaacttatggagagatatagggagcaaaaggaggacttgcatatggtgttcattgacttggagaaggcctatcataagataccgcggaatgtcatgtggtgggccttggagaaacacaaagttccagcaaagtacattaccctcatcaaggacatgtacgataatgttgtgacaagtgttcgaacaagtgatgtcgacaccgatgacttcccgattaagataggactgcatcaggggtcagctttgagcccttatctttttgcattggtgatggatgaggtcacaagggatatacaaggagatatcccatggtgtatgctctttgcggatgatgtggtgctagttgacgatagtcggacgggggtaaatggaaagttagagttatggagacaaaccttggaatcgaaagggtttaggcttagtagaactaaaaccgagtacatgatgtgcagtTTCAGTACatctgaggaggaggaggttagccttgatggccaggtggtacctcggaaggacacctttcggtatttggggtcaatgttgcaggaggatgggggtattgatgaagatgtgaaccatcgaatcaaagccggatggatgaagtggcgccaagcttctggcattctctgtgacaagagagtgccacaaaagctaaaaggcaagttctacaggacggcggttcgacccgcaatgttgtatggcgcggagtgttggccaactaaaaggcgacatgttcaacagttaggtgtggcggagatgcgtatgttgagatggatgtgtggccacacgaggaaggatcgagtccggaatgatgatatacgagatagagttggggtagcaccaattgaggagaagcttgtccaacatcgtctgagatggtttgggcatattcagcgcaggcctccagaagctccagtgcatagcggacggctaaagcgtgcggagaatgtcaagagagggcggggtcgaccgaatttgacatgggaggagtccgttaagagagacctgaaggattggagtatcgacaaagggctagctatggacaggggtgcgtggaagcttgctatccatgtgccagagccatgagttggttgcgagatcttatgggtttcacctctagcctaccccaacttgtttgggactaaaggctttgttgttgttgttgttttttctgggAGGACCGTACTAACATATTGAAATTTTCACAGTGTGGGCGTTCGGAGGCTGAGGAATTAACGAGAGAGCCCTTATTCTGATACTGAACATACATTGGTCCCCAAACCCCAGTAGAAGACAAATACTCAGCATATCAGACAGGGCATACTCTTACCTTTACACACTCCAATATTGTCACCCTGTGCCTCTGTACGGCTTGTGCATCTACTGTAATGGCCCTCATAAGTATGTTCAGAGCAACATATCTGAAAGAAAAAAATAGATGAACAGTGAAAATTTTACCCCAGAACGGAACAGATGGATAAACATTTTTGTTGATATAATTGCTCAGAGGAAAAATAGAGACAATTGTTTGATGCATCACCACCAGAAAACAAGTATAGCTGAAGCTACAGTTATAAACTAAAGCTGCAAGTTCAATGTACTTCCCTATTACAATTAGCAGGTAAAAGAGAGAATAGAAGTCTTCAGACACCTTATTTTACAGAAAAAATAAGCAATCgagatcaaaataaataaaaaattaacCTTATATTGTTATCGCGGTTTGACAAGAATCTACCCAGAATATTAATAGCCAGGACACGTAGACCACTAGTAGCTTCAATACCCATTATAGTCTCAACACATTCATATAAGATGGCATTTCCAGCATTCTTGTTTGACTCGGTTTTTGTTGCGACCTGGAAAAGAATACAACAGTTATTTTTCCAATGTGATATGCAAATAAGTGCCGATTACCAAAAAAATGCACGTTGTGGTAAATTTTCAGTAAATAGGGAAGAAAAAATAATCTTTCATGTGTCTTCTAATCCAACACACATGCAGCACTACCCTAAGCTGGAACTAAAGGAACAACAGTATACAGCAAGTCAGTAATTAACACAACATGAACTACCTGAGCAATGGGTTAAGTATGCAAAAATTGTTCTTTAGACCAAAAAAAGAGCAAAACTGAGCTCACGGTGTTGCATAACATTACAATATTATAAGCCTATCCCCTGACTGGAAGAAGGTCAACAAGAGATATATCAGAATTTACTGCAGATTTGTTGTAGGATTGTTAGCTTGGTTCTTGAGCCATGTATTACGTGCTTCCATTGTGTTTCGAGTTGCTGGGTTCTATTACTTGTGTGATGTAACAATAAAGTTCAGCAAGGTTTTTCTTTCATCTCACGCTGCTAAGTTGCTCGAGTCTAGAAGTTCACGACTGTTTGTTCTAAGATTGTCATTGTGTTTTAACTTTTAATTTAGAACAATTTGGTTTGGCGTGTGCAGTTTCTTTCCTCATCTAGGCGACACTTAAGCGTCGTAGGCGCGGCCTAGGCGGACGTACATTTTTTACTACCAGGGTTGTATTTTGGGTTTATATGTGTATGCCACTAATTTATAACATGTAAATGAGTAAACTACCAGCTGCTACCATTGGAATATGGCTCATTTGTCCTGCAAGTGCAATACGGTATGATTTCTTGCTGGAATGGACAATTTCTTGCTTGCCCTACCTAGACTACTGCTTATGCCCTAGGTGAGGCGTTTAGCCGTTGCCTAGCACCTAAGCGTAACTAAGCGCCACCTAGGCATCGCCTTTTTCAACAGAGCCTCAATCTGCTGCTCTTTACTCTATCAAGGCTTTGCCAATTGTCATGATTTATTATTGCACTTTCAAGCAGATATTGTTATCTGACGCTTTCCACCATTGTGATTTGAACAGTTAAAATATATGTTTCCCCACATTGTAGCTCGGTTGCCCAAGATCACTTAACTTACTGATGTTGCATATCCTCTTAAAAAGAATACATAGTTAACCATTGCCAATGCAGATTAAGGAACCAGATGAAACTAGAATTAAAAATAACTCAAGCAAtaggaattgatcaaatcatcatgCTTTGCACGGACAACAATAAATGACAGCATTGTGCATGTGCATGTGAAACCAAAGATGACAGATATTAAGCAATCACCTGAGCGAGAATATCATTCATATAGTCACTGCAATCTGCGTCACCTTGACCCAACATACGCATAAGTTTAAGAACCCGGATATGCAAGAAAGGATCCGAAATGCCAGCAACATCATACTCAGGAGCATATGAACTATTGGAGACATCTCTAAGTATTCGGACCAGACCTTCGATGCAGTTCTACAATGAAATATTGAGTTAGAGGATAGGTCTTGCGTCAGGTAGTGTCATTTAGAACTTGTAAAGTACTCAGTTAAATGctactccctccgccccaaaataagtgtctcaagtttagtataactttgtactaaagttagtataaagttgagacacttattttgggacggagggagtagaaaacaaaaGGTGATGTATTGATGATCTTGGGAGATAATATATGGAAGCAATTGAGTAATTTGAAACATAAGATGTAGACTGCAGGTCAAAGAATATTTTCTATTATGAAACACTGCAGCTTGAATTCTTGACCGCTAGAAGGTGTAAAACTCTCTACCAATAAACTTCACTATCATAAATAGTTGAGATGTTACATTAACACATGATGGGCTACAACTATAAATATAATTATCGATCATTGTCGTAATCCAGTTATTGTCAAAACAGACCTCAGGTGTAACACTAAAAGAATGTCATTACCTTTCTCAGGTACTCCAGTGCATCTTTGCTGGCTTTACACAATTCAGTGCAGAGCTGAACTGCAGATATCAAAACCCCATGGTGTTTTTCCTTCAGTAATGATACAGCAAGACCCATGAAGTTTTCCGCCAAATCCGGGACTTTTCTTACAATCCTTACAGAGCACAAAGCAGCCTAATAAACAGAGACAAGAATATCATGAAAGTATTGTGTCCATAGTGTAGAAGTGTGAAGCAAAAATGAATAACTgccaagtaaaaataaataaaatattatcaAAAATAATGATGGGCCAAGATGCACTCATACTGTTGCAGAACAGAGCACCCAGATTTATATTTACTATTTGTGCACTTGACAATCCAAAGTGAATGGCTTCGATAGCAATGTGCAGCTTCGTAATCAACCTAGGTTTCACCCCAAATCTTAACATACAAACAATTCCTCGGGAAGATGCTTATTCTGGACATGCTCTAGCTCTACTGGATGAGTGGATTCACTGACTATAAACTGAATTGCGGTACAAAAATAAGCACCTTCTTCTTTGTATTAGCATCCCTGCTTCGCATCAGCCTCTCCACTTCAGGCGCCAGATCCCGGGCCATCTCGGCGGAGCAGATGTTCCCGAGCGCGCACAGCGCGAGCCCCACGATGAACTGGTTCGAGTGG is drawn from Triticum dicoccoides isolate Atlit2015 ecotype Zavitan chromosome 6B, WEW_v2.0, whole genome shotgun sequence and contains these coding sequences:
- the LOC119323968 gene encoding AP-1 complex subunit gamma-2-like isoform X1 — encoded protein: MALNPFSSGTRLRDMIRAIRACKTAAEERAVVRRECAAIRAAISGDGQDLRHRNMAKLMFIHMLGYPTHFGQMECLKLIAAAGYPEKRIGYLGLMLLLDERQEVLMLVTNSLKQDLNHSNQFIVGLALCALGNICSAEMARDLAPEVERLMRSRDANTKKKAALCSVRIVRKVPDLAENFMGLAVSLLKEKHHGVLISAVQLCTELCKASKDALEYLRKNCIEGLVRILRDVSNSSYAPEYDVAGISDPFLHIRVLKLMRMLGQGDADCSDYMNDILAQVATKTESNKNAGNAILYECVETIMGIEATSGLRVLAINILGRFLSNRDNNIRYVALNILMRAITVDAQAVQRHRVTILECVKDADASIRKRALELVYLLVNDTNVKPLTRELVDYLQVADPDFKEDLTAKICSIAEKFSQEKLWYLDQMFKVLSLAGNHVKDDVWHALIVVISNASELQGYSVRSLYTALQAYSEQGSLLRVAVWCIGEYGEMLVNNVGMLEAEAPITVTESDAVDAVELGLNRYSPDVTTRSMCLVALLKLSSRFPSMSERIKQIVAQNKENMVLELQQRSIEFGSIIQRHQSIRSSLLERMPVLDEATYLVKRASATQATIPAYKPAAVTPGGLKLPNGVAKPAVAPLVDLLDLSSDDAPATSAASATTAPSDFLQDLLGIGGTNLSTAGAPSSASTDILMDLLSMGSSLSQNGLPSPAQEKKPVSAAPQVGSLVPEPMDLLGSLSSSASISGTKSTIAAPQAVDLLDGLSPSTSVSGLEDTRPSITAFQSATLKITFDIRKQPGKPQETIIHATFTNLTSSNYTDFVFQAAVPKFIQLRLDPASGNIVPANGKGSVTQGFSVTNNQHGQKPLAMRIRMSYKVNGEDRLEQGQVSNFPPGV
- the LOC119323968 gene encoding AP-1 complex subunit gamma-1-like isoform X2 — encoded protein: MFKVLSLAGNHVKDDVWHALIVVISNASELQGYSVRSLYTALQAYSEQGSLLRVAVWCIGEYGEMLVNNVGMLEAEAPITVTESDAVDAVELGLNRYSPDVTTRSMCLVALLKLSSRFPSMSERIKQIVAQNKENMVLELQQRSIEFGSIIQRHQSIRSSLLERMPVLDEATYLVKRASATQATIPAYKPAAVTPGGLKLPNGVAKPAVAPLVDLLDLSSDDAPATSAASATTAPSDFLQDLLGIGGTNLSTAGAPSSASTDILMDLLSMGSSLSQNGLPSPAQEKKPVSAAPQVGSLVPEPMDLLGSLSSSASISGTKSTIAAPQAVDLLDGLSPSTSVSGLEDTRPSITAFQSATLKITFDIRKQPGKPQETIIHATFTNLTSSNYTDFVFQAAVPKFIQLRLDPASGNIVPANGKGSVTQGFSVTNNQHGQKPLAMRIRMSYKVNGEDRLEQGQVSNFPPGV